ACTGGTACATCTGGTAGAAGAGTCGGTTGAATCCCGCGCGGCTGACCTTGTCCGCAAGCAGCAGGATCGGCACGCGGCGCAGGAACCCCGCGAGCCAGAACCAGCGGCGAGCCGGGGACATGCCGTGCGTCTTGTAGTGGACGTAGAACAGGACGATGTTCGTGTCGAGCAATGTGCCGTCGACGTCGAAGAAGGCGGCGGCGCGGCGCGTCTCTGACATCAAGAATGTGAGGAAGCCGCCGCGCGGAGATCGGCGACCTTTTCCTGAACGCGGCAGGTGATTTCGCGGTAGAGAGGATAGTGGGGTTCCCGCTCACGGCGAGCGATGTAAGGCTCCACCGTGATCGGTTCGCCGAGATGGACCCGAACCGGCGCCAACTGCGGCAGGAACTGCCCCTTCGGCAGCGCCTGGTAGGTTCCATCGATATACGCCGGCACGATTGGCACGCCGAGCTCGAGGGCAAGCAGCCCCAGTCCGGGCTTGAACGGCTGAATCTCGCCGGTGCGCGAGCGCGTGCCCTCCGGGAAGATCAGCAGCGACCTGCCCATCTCGACAGCCCGCTGGGACAGCCCGAGACTCCGCACGAAGTCGCCGTACCGGTCGAACGGCAGCACGTTCAGGAACGTGCTGACGAGCCATCCCTTGACGTAGGAATCGAAGAAGTAGTCTTTGGCGCCTAGGACATGCGTGTCTTTGGCGCGGCGACGCAGCGTGGTCAGGATCGCGGCGCTGTCGAGGTGGCTGCAGTGATTGGCGGCGATGATGAAGGGACCCGACTTCGGCAGGTTCTCGACGCCCGTCGTCCGCAGATGAAACAGCGATCGATACATCACGCCCGCGCCGAACCGGAACAACCCCGCGAGCAGGTTCTGGAGACGCGACTTGACGAGGTACTGAGACTCGTACTCCTTGGATGGCAGAGCCCCCAAGGTCACCGCTTGTCGCTGGAACGCCGGCTCCGGTCCCCGGGTCTCTCCCATGTGGGGAGCGATGTAGTCCATCACGTCTTGCACGGTCTGGAACTTCAGCGCGATATGGTCCGGCAGGAGGATCTGGAGGTTCGACTCCAGCATCGCCAGGAGCTCGACCTTCATCAGCGAGTCGAGGTTGAGATCGCGGTCGAAGTCGTGTCCGGGCTGAATAGCTGTCGAATCGACGCCGGCGATGCGCGCGATCTCGCCCACCAGTTGGGCTTCCCACGAGCCCTGCTCCCACGTTCGCGCTGTCTCGCTCGGCGGAACTTCGGTCGGGTCGGACGGAACTTCCCCAGCCGAAAGCAGGGAGCGGACGTCCTCGCGCTTCACGGTCATCTGGTGCGTCTTGGGCAGCTCGTGTTCCCAGAAATGGACGTGCTGGATCCGCTGATACGATGGAATCCGCCCGCCGATATCCGCCAACGACGCATGGATCTCCTGCCGAACTGAGGCGTCGCGGGCGTCGCCGCGTGACAGCACGAACACACCGTGGACTTCCTCGCGGCGCTGCGCGTCCTTGATACCGACCACGCACATCTCTCGGACGTGCGGCACGCTCTTGTAGAGCAGCTCGACCTCGTCGGGGTAGACGTTCTTCCCGGCGCTCGTGACGATGACATCCTTGCTTCTGCCGGTGATGTGCAGGTAGCCTCGCTCGTCGAGGTAGCCCAAGTCACCCGTGTAGAGCCAGCCGTCGCGCAGCACCTTGGCGGTCGCCGTCTCGTTGCGGAAGTAGCCCGCCATCACGTTCGATCCCCGGACGACGATCTCACCGATTCCGTCGGAATCCGGCGACTCGATGCGCAGGTCCACACCAGGCAGGGGCATGCCGACAGAGCCTTTTCGCGTCTGATGGAGCGGATTCACGGTGAGGACGGGAGCCGTTTCAGTCAGTCCATAGCCCTCGTGGATGGGGATGCCCGCTTCGACGAACGCGGTGTATACGTCGGGGTCGAGCGCCGCCCCTCCGCTGACCAGCACGCGGATGCTGTCGCCGAACAACATGCGGAGGTCGGAACGGAGGTCGCCATCGCCGTTCTGGGTCCGACGCCGGACCGTCTCGTACAGCATCTGGTAGACGCGCGGCATCCCGAGCATCACGGTTGCCTGGATCCGCTGAAGCGTGTCCACGATGTTGCGGGGTTTCAGCGAGCCGGAATAGGTCACGGTTGCGCCAGTGGCAATCGGAATCAGCAAACCGTTCGTGAACTCGAACGCATGGTTCAGCGGCAGGATCGACAGGAACTCGTCCGTCTCGAACGGCTCCAGCACGGCAGAAACGCTCTGCATGTTGGCGACGAAGTTCCGATGCGTCAGAACCACGCCCTTCGGATCGACCGTCGTACCGGCTGTGAAAATGATCGACGCCGACTCCGATGGCGTTCCGAGGTCGGTCGTCTTGTCGGATACCCTCGGCGGCAGTTGACCGGCGAGGTCTTCGACTCGCCGCACGTCCGGCAGATCGAACGTCGGGTCTGTGCCCATCGCGCTCGGGGCGTTCGCCAACACCGCCTGCGAGTGGAAGATCAGCCGGGCGTCTGTGAACCGGGCAATGGCGTGGACTTCGTCGAACGGCGTCTGCGGATCGAGGGGAACCACGGTCATTCCGGCGGCAGTGCAGCCGAAGTAGGCGATGACCCATTCGGGCTGGCTCTCGGCATAGAGGATCGCACGCGACCCAGGAGAGTAGCCACTGGCGACCAGATCGGCTGCCAAACGCTGCGACTGCTCGAAGAGCGTGCCGTACGTGACTTCGGTCCACGCGCGGTCTCGCTGGATCCGCAAAGCGACCTTATCGCCGTGGGTACGGACAGTGCCCGCCAGCAGTGCCGTCAAAGTGGTTTCGTCCGGGAGAGCAGGAAGCGCCAGCTCCAGACTCCGTTCCACCAGGACTGCCGCGTCAGACGGACGCGCCGCCCCGGTCGTTGTCGTCGTCCTCGATCGCGGAGACCGAGGCGCGGTCGTCGGAGCCCGACGGAACCCGAGCGTCGAGGATCTCTTCCTCGGCGATCGGAGCCCGCACGGGGCCTTGACCCATCTTCAGGACGTTACGCTTCAGACCCGGTATGTGCACGCGTTCGATGTAGTCGTGCCAGTCGATGGTCGTCGTGTCAAAGGGATAGGCGACCTTCTCATCCGCGTGCAACGCCTCGAACAGGCGCTGTGTCCGGGTCGTATCGAAGAGATAGGAGTGGTGGATGTAGGGTCCGTAGATGACCGTGTAGTAGTCGAGTCGCTCCGCGGCGCTCAGCAACGCGCCGACCCTGAACCGCCAGCGGCGCGTGCGCTTGTTCCTCGGCAGCCACTCCACGAATGCCAAGCACGCTCGCAACGGCATCAGGTAGCGTCGTCGATGACGCCGACGGAACGTAGCCGTATCTGGGAATGACCATTCGCGGAGTGTGACCGGCAGACCGTTTCGGTCGAGCATCGGCTCCGCCCGAAAGTGCGCCCGCGTGTGGTCGTACAGCGCTCGGAAGCGCAAGGGGTTCCGAGTACCCGTGGCAACCTGATAGACGCTGAGGCCGCCTTTCTCAGCGGTGTCTGGAAGCGCCGCCAGCATCGCGTTGACCACGAAATCGAC
This portion of the Candidatus Poribacteria bacterium genome encodes:
- a CDS encoding AMP-binding protein is translated as MERSLELALPALPDETTLTALLAGTVRTHGDKVALRIQRDRAWTEVTYGTLFEQSQRLAADLVASGYSPGSRAILYAESQPEWVIAYFGCTAAGMTVVPLDPQTPFDEVHAIARFTDARLIFHSQAVLANAPSAMGTDPTFDLPDVRRVEDLAGQLPPRVSDKTTDLGTPSESASIIFTAGTTVDPKGVVLTHRNFVANMQSVSAVLEPFETDEFLSILPLNHAFEFTNGLLIPIATGATVTYSGSLKPRNIVDTLQRIQATVMLGMPRVYQMLYETVRRRTQNGDGDLRSDLRMLFGDSIRVLVSGGAALDPDVYTAFVEAGIPIHEGYGLTETAPVLTVNPLHQTRKGSVGMPLPGVDLRIESPDSDGIGEIVVRGSNVMAGYFRNETATAKVLRDGWLYTGDLGYLDERGYLHITGRSKDVIVTSAGKNVYPDEVELLYKSVPHVREMCVVGIKDAQRREEVHGVFVLSRGDARDASVRQEIHASLADIGGRIPSYQRIQHVHFWEHELPKTHQMTVKREDVRSLLSAGEVPSDPTEVPPSETARTWEQGSWEAQLVGEIARIAGVDSTAIQPGHDFDRDLNLDSLMKVELLAMLESNLQILLPDHIALKFQTVQDVMDYIAPHMGETRGPEPAFQRQAVTLGALPSKEYESQYLVKSRLQNLLAGLFRFGAGVMYRSLFHLRTTGVENLPKSGPFIIAANHCSHLDSAAILTTLRRRAKDTHVLGAKDYFFDSYVKGWLVSTFLNVLPFDRYGDFVRSLGLSQRAVEMGRSLLIFPEGTRSRTGEIQPFKPGLGLLALELGVPIVPAYIDGTYQALPKGQFLPQLAPVRVHLGEPITVEPYIARREREPHYPLYREITCRVQEKVADLRAAASSHS